AATACATAAGTGTAAATTCCTTTTTTATTCTGAACATCTTCGTCAAGCATCAATTTTGTAATTTCTTCTTCGAGTTTCTTTGAGTCGAATTTTTGGTCTTTAAACTCGTTATATAAGTCGCCCCATTGAATACCGCTCATTTCCTTACGGTATTTTGGAAAAACTGCTTTTACCCAATTAATTACAGATTGAAAATAAAGCCAAAGTTCATTTGCATTCGGTTCGTGCTGGTTTTTTGCCATATATGCTTCAATAGCATCTCCACTAATCCATTTGATTGTTGTTTCTAAATAATCCTGTCTGATTGCTGAACCTGTCAAATATGCACCACCTAAACCATAAGCGGCACAGCCGTTTTTACTGAAATATCTTTTAGCGTCTGATACCCAAGAACCTGAATAAACTGCGTTTCTCAATTCTTGGTCAGTCAATTTTTCTCCTGCAATATTGATTGTTTTAAACCACTCTAATTTTTCGCTGTCAGTTCCGCTGCATAGATAAACCATTAGTTTGTAGTTCAGAATTTGTTCTTGTTCGTCCTTTTGTAGATTATGGAAAAATCGGTTGTTGAAGGCAAAATCTCCTTCTACAAATTGAGAAATAGAAATTGTTCGCTGTTGACCGTCAATTACTTCAAAGTTTCCATCTTCCCGAACAGCCCAATACATAACGTTTAGTGGAAAATCTTTTGTAATTGTGTCAATTACTGCATCTCTTTGACGGTCTTTGTAGATAAATTCTCTTTGATAGGGTGGACGAATGTCTAATTTACCACCATAACCAATAACGCCACCTTCTTCGTTATCTTCATATCCGTTGGTTAGTTCACGGACTGTTATTTCTTTAAGTTCTATATTCATATTTTTTTGTTCTTTATGAAAATTCTTGCATAAGTAACTTTTCCATTTACAAGTGGACGAGCATCTTTTACTCCTTTGAATGGAATGCCAACAATTTCTTCGTCATAACCTGCCGAAGCTGAAAGACCTAATATGTCAAACTGGTCAGGGTTGTACTTATCTAAAAAGGTAATTGGAACACCCATAACGCCTTTGTAGTCCATAGGAATATCCTTTGTTTTGTTAACATTGATAGCATCATAGTTATCATAAGTAGGAAATTCTTCTGTTGTATAATTTTTGTAAAGGATTAAATCTTCGTGTCTTTCCTTGTAGTCCAAATTTGTAAACCAACGAACTCCTTTAACACGGATAAACTTGTTTCCGTTTTCGTCAATTCTTGAACCTGCTGCTGTAAGTGGATAATCATCAGGTACACCAAATTCTCTATCTCCGCTATGAATACTTGCTCCGAGCCAAAGATTATTTTCTTTTATAAGTCGAAAAGTTTCTTTGTATGTAATAGCGTTCACGTTACCGATAATTATAAATTTTTTGTTGTACTCGTCAAGTTGTGATATAAATTCTCGGAATAACGAAAAAGGTGGATTTGTTACAACAATGTCTGCTTGTTTTAAAAGTTCGATACTTTCTTTACTTCTGAAATCACCATCACCTTTTAGTTCAACAATTCCTATTTCTTCAGGGTCAGGCACAAAGTTTCCGTTTTTATCGCCTGTATATTCTAAATAGATTGCTTGTTCAGAATCGTTTTCACTGAACAAGTCCATACTTTGGCTTTTGTAGCAAGTTGTTATTAGTTTTTTAAGTCCAAGTTTTTCAAAATTGTACGAGAAGAAATGGAAGAAATTACTAACTCTTGGGTCGTCACAGTTACAGTACACTACTTTGTCCTTGAAATGGTTTTTGTAGTGTTTCATTTCCTTGCTTATGTCAGTCAGTTGAGTATAAAACTCATCTTTCTTGACCTTTTTGGCTGTCCGTAAATTTGAATGCTGTGTCTCTTTACTCATCTATTTATTTTGTTTCAATATTTTAATATTCTGTCAATTTTCTTCTTTGTACGTTCGTTTTTTCAAATGGCACACAACGGTCTCGGGTATGAAACGTAGGGCATTTCGAAGCACTTAACTGTCCGCCCGAAACGAACTTGGATAAGAGCCGAAAGTTTGCGGAAACCACTGACCGCCCTATGTTTTATACCCATTGTTGGCGTGTCGTTTTTTTATTTCTTCTTCAAAATTGTCCTTTATTATCTTTTCTAATTTTCTGTTTCCAAACCAATGAAAAGGAGATTTCAAATCGTGAAGTCCATAACTGGTTGAGTTAATTAAAATGTCTTGTCGGTCATAGATAACCACAATTTGTCGTCCCCAATTTGTGGAGAACCAACTCCAAGCTGGAGATAAAATTGATACTTGTTGGTTATGAATCTGTAAGGTCCAACCGAGTTTTTCAGTCAAATTTTTAACTGCTTCCCGGTTTCCGTCTTTTAGTGTTCCACTTATGCGTTTTAGTCTATCAAGATTAATTATTGAATAAAGTAGCAGCCCACCGAGAATTAATGCAAGTCCAAAAAGTACGGAAGCACCAATTATGTAATCTCCATTTTCCAATTGGTCAAAGAAGAAAAGTCCCGATAGTAAAGGATAAGCACCGACTAAAACGACATATGTCAAAAAATCAAAAATTGGTTCAATCAGCCAAGTCTTTCTAATTACTCGTCCTTTTTGTTTTGATTTTGGTATGTCGATTTTATCGTGTCTCAATTTTGTGTTGTTTTAAATGCACGCCAACGTATGGGGCTATGAGTAGTTGCGTGGTTTTGCGATTATTTTTGCAAGTACACACCAAACTGAAAATCCGCGAGGATTTTCAGAAGTAGGCGAGAACAAGCAATTACTTATAGCCATTGTTGCCAGTAGTACTTATTATTCAGTTGTTAAATATCCATTGATAATTTCAGACTTCCGCCTAATCCTTCTCGAATAATTCGCATTAAAGTCGAAAGTCGAATATCACTTGCGTTATTCTCGATTCGAGAAATATAGTTTTTAGTCGTTCCAACTTTTTCGGCAAGTTGTTGTTGGGTCAAATGTTGTTTTTTTCTCGCCTCTTGAATTAAAACTCCAATTTTAAATGTTTCAAATTCTTCTTGAAATTCATCACGAGATTCAGTTCCGATTTTTCCGTACTGTTCGTCCAAATGGTCATCAAAGGATGTAATTCTTTTATCTGTTTTCATAATATTCCTTTTTTAATCGTTCCGCTTTTTTAATTTCTTTCTTGGGTGTTTTTTGTGTTTTCTTTTGAAATCCACTCAATAGAATTATTAAATTCCCTTTGTCGAAAAAGCAAAAAATTCGGAATATTCCATTTCCTGCTGAAATTCGCACTTCCCAAAGTCCGTCAGTATTCGTAAGGTTTTTTAAAAACTTTTCTGGAACAATTCGAGTATTTCTCAAAAGTAAAAGTGTCCAGTCAATTTTCTTACGAACAACGAGCGACTGTTTTAAATAGAAATCTTTAAAGTGGTTTTCGTAAAATCCTATTTCTCTTTTAAATTCGCTCAATTGATTAGTCGTTAAATTCAGAACAAAGTTACCTAAAAAGGTAACAATCTCCAAATTTATGAATGATTTTCAATATGAAAACGGATTTTCACGTATTACTGGCAACGGTCTTGTATAACGCACGATGCGTGATGCACAGACTAAATTACATAAAAAATACCTTATTTCCCGCCCGGGCAATTTTTCCGATATGGAAAATTTGAGCATTGGGCGTTATGCGTTGTTACCTGTTTTTGCGACACACAACAGTGGCACGATCGGATTATCCGCAATCAAGTCGGCGTAATATTCCGCGCAGTTTGTCAAAAATCGATTCGATTCCGTTTGAGTGGGCAAATCCCTCAAAATTGTTCGGTTCCGAATTAAGTCCGCGTTTTGGGTTTTTCCGCTTTTGAGCAAAAAGTCAACCGTCAATTCATCCGCTTGAATTTTTCTGAATAGACGTCTTTTTTAGTCAGATTATTTGTCTGGAAATTTCGTCGGAGCAATTACAGGTAACGTGTTTGTGTATGATTTCGTTGCGTGTTTCAGCAACTAAATTAGCAAATACAAACCGAATAGAAAATCCGCGAGGATTTTCGTAAGTAGGCGAGTACTAGCAATGAATTATACACGGCTTAAGTTTGATTTTCACTAAATAAGTTAATTTTAAGTATTAATCAGAAAGAACAAAAGAGCGGAGTAAGGTTACTATATACGGTGAAGCTTTAGACTTCGACAACATTGATAATCCCCGCTCTTTTACTACTTAAATCACGTTCAGTTCTGTGAGGCCTAGACCTCGTTTTCAAGTTGTTGTGACCCAAGTAGCTGGTTCTTTCATAAAATCAGTTCCTATGAATAAATATAAGGAAACTTTCGGAGTTGACATCAGTAAGAATGTCTTTGATGTATTCGGTAGTACCAGTGGCCACAACCAGTTCAATAATGATGAAAAAGGATTTAAATCTTTTTTGAAGATACTTTCTAATAATTCAATTGTAGCTATGGAAGCAACGGGTTACTATCATTATAGGCTTGCACAGTTTCTTTACAAAAACAATGTGGCGGTGTCTGTTGTAAATCCTTTATCTGTAAAACGTTTTATACAGATGAAGCTTGCCAAGGTAAAGACCGACAAGAGTGATGCAAAAGCCATTTGCGAGTATTCCCTCGCCAATGACGTTCCACTTTACAATGCCTTTACAGATGTACAGGCCGAGTGCTTGCAACTGTTTCGTTTGATGGACAGTTACCTTAAAAAACGTACCGCTACTAAAAATAAAATGCACGGTGAGGAAACCTTGGGCATCCCGTCAAAGTTCGTGTATCGTTCATTAAAGCGCGATAAAAAACACTTGGACAAAGAGCTTGCTGGAATAGAAGAACGCCTGCTTGAATTGGTGAGGCAAGAGCAGCAACACCAGCTAACGCTTTTGCAGACTGTTCCTGGCATTGGAGCCAAGACAGCTTTGTTTTTAATTGTGGTAACCGATGGCTTTTCCAAATTTGAAACGGGGGCGCAGCTTTGCAGTTATGTGGGCATCACACCTACCACTAGGGAATCTGGAAGTAGTGTACGTGGTCGTAGCAGAATTAGTAAGGTTGGCAATAAGAAACTCCGCAATCTATTATTTCTATGCGCCTTCAATGCCTGTAAGTACAACAGGGCGTGCCAAGCGCTTTATCAGCGCATCGTAAATAAAGGGAAGAGTAAAAAGCTCGCGCTTATTGCGGTTGCTAATAAACTTTTGAAACAGTGTTTTGCTATCGCAAAATCAGGCCTACCATATGATGCCGATTTTGTTTCAGTACTTGCAGAAAAATAACCAAAATCTAAATAAAAAAACAGCTTATAGATCCATCTTTCAATCTGTAAGCCTAGAATAATAATGTCAAAAATTAATGAAGAAATATGTTGTTTTTTACCTCAGTTCTTTGTTGTGGTTAGTTTTTTTCCGATTCTATTGTTTCATTTAAAAAGCTCAAAACTTCCTTAAAGTAACTTTCTAAATTTTCGTGTTCTTCTTCTCCAGGATGCCAATTTGCAAATTTCCAGTATTTCCACTTTTCATTTGTTGAATTCGGCGGAATTAGAAGAAAGTACTGTTCTTGATTTATTCCTCCAACTATAATACTTTTTTCAAGCTGTATTCCGATATTTTCAATTCCGTTTAAACTATAAGTTTCTATTATAAAACTGTCAATGTTTTTCAGAAAGTCAATTTTATTAATCGGCTCAAAAGTCGGTTCGATATCGTTTGGTGCAGAAAATCCGTTTGTGATTGACATAAACTGTTTAAAGTCAGTCGGAAAATCAATTCCGAGTCTTTTTTCGGTCAGTTGTATTTCGTTTTCAGATGCTGGTTTAGTTCCTAACCATTTATTTTCAGTCTGCTCTTGAGTAAACTCAAAATCAGCTAATTCAATCGCTTTCTCTGATATTTGTTTTAGTAGACTGTTCATTTTTCAAATTAACCACAACGTTTGGGCTATGGTTTGTTGCGGAAAATGTCCGAAGGACTTTTCCGCAGTAGACGAAAGATAGCAAAGCTGCGGGAATTTTCGGCAGAAAATTCCGCCGCAATGAACTATAGCCGTTGTTACCCAACGTTTTTTTATTCAGCTTTGTTGGATTATCAGTCCGATTAAAATCAGAGTAAAGTCAGTCAATAAAGCTCTTTTTATGGTTATCTTTTTATTTATTAGTTTAAATCCTATTACAATTCCAACAATCGCAAATATGGAATTCATTATCAAAATCCAATTTGGAATATAAAAAGTCGGATTAAATTCCGTGAAATGATACCTGTACAGAAGGTCAAGACTAAACCAAGTCCAGAATAAATTTAGAGTTATTATTATCAGGC
This region of Aequorivita marisscotiae genomic DNA includes:
- a CDS encoding GmrSD restriction endonuclease domain-containing protein, whose protein sequence is MNIELKEITVRELTNGYEDNEEGGVIGYGGKLDIRPPYQREFIYKDRQRDAVIDTITKDFPLNVMYWAVREDGNFEVIDGQQRTISISQFVEGDFAFNNRFFHNLQKDEQEQILNYKLMVYLCSGTDSEKLEWFKTINIAGEKLTDQELRNAVYSGSWVSDAKRYFSKNGCAAYGLGGAYLTGSAIRQDYLETTIKWISGDAIEAYMAKNQHEPNANELWLYFQSVINWVKAVFPKYRKEMSGIQWGDLYNEFKDQKFDSKKLEEEITKLMLDEDVQNKKGIYTYVLTRKEKYLNIRAFSPNQKREAYERQKGICPVCKEHYEINEMEADHIDPWHSGGKTTAENCQMLCREDNRRKSGK
- a CDS encoding adenine-specific methyltransferase EcoRI family protein — protein: MSKETQHSNLRTAKKVKKDEFYTQLTDISKEMKHYKNHFKDKVVYCNCDDPRVSNFFHFFSYNFEKLGLKKLITTCYKSQSMDLFSENDSEQAIYLEYTGDKNGNFVPDPEEIGIVELKGDGDFRSKESIELLKQADIVVTNPPFSLFREFISQLDEYNKKFIIIGNVNAITYKETFRLIKENNLWLGASIHSGDREFGVPDDYPLTAAGSRIDENGNKFIRVKGVRWFTNLDYKERHEDLILYKNYTTEEFPTYDNYDAINVNKTKDIPMDYKGVMGVPITFLDKYNPDQFDILGLSASAGYDEEIVGIPFKGVKDARPLVNGKVTYARIFIKNKKI
- a CDS encoding helix-turn-helix domain-containing protein, producing the protein MKTDKRITSFDDHLDEQYGKIGTESRDEFQEEFETFKIGVLIQEARKKQHLTQQQLAEKVGTTKNYISRIENNASDIRLSTLMRIIREGLGGSLKLSMDI
- a CDS encoding type II toxin-antitoxin system RelE/ParE family toxin, coding for MSEFKREIGFYENHFKDFYLKQSLVVRKKIDWTLLLLRNTRIVPEKFLKNLTNTDGLWEVRISAGNGIFRIFCFFDKGNLIILLSGFQKKTQKTPKKEIKKAERLKKEYYENR
- a CDS encoding IS110 family transposase — translated: MNKYKETFGVDISKNVFDVFGSTSGHNQFNNDEKGFKSFLKILSNNSIVAMEATGYYHYRLAQFLYKNNVAVSVVNPLSVKRFIQMKLAKVKTDKSDAKAICEYSLANDVPLYNAFTDVQAECLQLFRLMDSYLKKRTATKNKMHGEETLGIPSKFVYRSLKRDKKHLDKELAGIEERLLELVRQEQQHQLTLLQTVPGIGAKTALFLIVVTDGFSKFETGAQLCSYVGITPTTRESGSSVRGRSRISKVGNKKLRNLLFLCAFNACKYNRACQALYQRIVNKGKSKKLALIAVANKLLKQCFAIAKSGLPYDADFVSVLAEK
- a CDS encoding SMI1/KNR4 family protein, which translates into the protein MNSLLKQISEKAIELADFEFTQEQTENKWLGTKPASENEIQLTEKRLGIDFPTDFKQFMSITNGFSAPNDIEPTFEPINKIDFLKNIDSFIIETYSLNGIENIGIQLEKSIIVGGINQEQYFLLIPPNSTNEKWKYWKFANWHPGEEEHENLESYFKEVLSFLNETIESEKN